A single window of Streptomyces griseoviridis DNA harbors:
- a CDS encoding nuclear transport factor 2 family protein has product MRAFREAVEAGDLDAVEALLAEDVVFTSPVAFKPYPGKAITAAILRAVTRIFEDFRYERELAGADGRDHALVFRTRVGGRELTGCDFIHLDENGLIDELTVMVRPLSAAQALSEAMGAQFDRIVEEAERSGTR; this is encoded by the coding sequence ATGCGCGCGTTCCGTGAGGCGGTCGAGGCCGGTGATCTCGATGCCGTCGAGGCGCTGCTGGCCGAGGACGTCGTCTTCACCAGTCCCGTCGCGTTCAAGCCGTACCCGGGCAAGGCGATCACCGCGGCGATCCTGCGCGCGGTCACCCGGATCTTCGAGGACTTCCGGTACGAGCGTGAGCTGGCCGGCGCGGACGGCCGTGATCACGCGCTGGTGTTCAGGACCCGGGTCGGCGGGCGTGAGCTGACCGGCTGCGACTTCATCCATCTCGACGAGAACGGTCTGATCGACGAACTCACCGTGATGGTGCGGCCGTTGTCGGCGGCGCAGGCGCTGTCCGAGGCGATGGGCGCGCAGTTCGACCGGATCGTCGAGGAGGCGGAGCGGAGCGGCACGCGGTGA
- a CDS encoding GntR family transcriptional regulator produces MARTTPHDQPSPTERPLYWRVAGELLDELREGAAVPGQRLPSERRLARHYGVSRETVRQALEVLRRDGRVVTDRRGTQVTLPGAAGRAPSAITFPVGSRSVEPGAADRATVTWETPPPEHAEALGLAPHRPTLVHRYASAGADGSDRRSALTSFSPIALSEVAELARYRDRADGTAPAQLRLAYDWMRKAGLTLHHRDSITRLADTPSVRVTRRVHDQYARPLEITDLLVDARQDVLVYEFTLPAAG; encoded by the coding sequence ATGGCCCGCACCACCCCGCACGACCAACCATCCCCCACGGAAAGGCCGTTGTACTGGCGCGTCGCCGGCGAACTCCTCGACGAGCTGCGCGAAGGCGCCGCCGTTCCGGGCCAACGACTGCCGAGCGAAAGGCGATTGGCCCGGCACTACGGCGTCAGCAGGGAGACCGTGAGGCAGGCCCTCGAAGTGCTGCGCCGGGACGGGCGGGTCGTCACCGACCGGCGCGGCACCCAGGTCACGCTGCCCGGGGCCGCGGGCCGGGCCCCGTCCGCGATCACCTTCCCGGTGGGGTCGAGGAGCGTCGAGCCGGGGGCCGCCGACCGGGCCACGGTCACCTGGGAGACCCCGCCGCCCGAGCATGCCGAAGCGCTCGGACTGGCCCCGCACCGGCCGACGTTGGTGCACCGGTACGCGTCGGCGGGGGCCGACGGCAGCGACCGGCGGTCCGCTCTGACATCGTTTTCCCCGATCGCGCTCTCCGAGGTCGCGGAGCTGGCCCGCTACCGGGACCGCGCCGACGGCACCGCCCCGGCCCAACTCCGGCTGGCCTACGACTGGATGCGCAAGGCGGGTCTGACCCTGCACCACCGGGACTCCATCACCCGGCTCGCGGACACCCCGTCGGTCCGGGTGACCCGGCGCGTGCACGACCAGTACGCGCGCCCGCTGGAGATCACCGATCTGCTGGTGGACGCCCGACAGGACGTGCTGGTCTACGAGTTCACGCTGCCGGCGGCAGGCTGA
- a CDS encoding ferredoxin reductase produces the protein MTETSTPRTRFAVPGRIAVSNRAAARWQTATLTEIRRETPRAASFRFAVPAWAGHLPGQHLMLRLTAPDGYTAQRHYSISSAPDDSGHLELTLDHVDGGEVSGWFHTRARPGDEVAVRGPLSGFFAWPGDRPALLVGAGSGVVPLMSMVRLHRARGLTVPLRLLVSARSPEELIYAREYGAETLPVFTREAPPGVPVGRLAAAHLAPVLAERPAGGWEAYVCGSNAFAEHASRLLVAAGQPVDRIRIERFG, from the coding sequence GTGACTGAGACGAGCACGCCGCGCACCCGGTTCGCGGTGCCGGGACGGATCGCGGTCAGCAACCGGGCTGCCGCGCGGTGGCAGACCGCGACCCTCACCGAGATCCGGCGCGAGACGCCGCGCGCGGCCAGTTTCCGGTTCGCGGTGCCCGCCTGGGCGGGGCATCTGCCCGGCCAGCACCTGATGCTGCGGCTGACCGCGCCGGACGGGTACACGGCCCAGCGGCACTACTCGATCTCCTCCGCGCCCGACGACTCCGGGCACCTGGAGCTGACCTTGGACCATGTCGACGGCGGTGAGGTGTCGGGCTGGTTCCACACCCGGGCGCGGCCCGGCGACGAGGTGGCGGTGCGGGGGCCGCTGAGCGGCTTCTTCGCCTGGCCGGGCGACCGGCCCGCGCTGCTGGTCGGGGCGGGTTCCGGGGTCGTCCCGCTGATGTCGATGGTGCGGCTGCACCGGGCGCGTGGGCTCACGGTGCCGCTGCGGCTGCTGGTGTCGGCGCGCAGCCCCGAGGAGCTGATCTACGCCCGCGAGTACGGCGCCGAGACCCTGCCGGTCTTCACGCGCGAGGCGCCGCCCGGGGTGCCGGTGGGGCGGCTGGCCGCCGCGCACCTGGCGCCGGTGCTGGCCGAGCGGCCCGCGGGCGGCTGGGAGGCGTACGTGTGCGGCTCGAACGCCTTCGCCGAGCACGCGTCGCGGCTGCTGGTGGCGGCCGGGCAGCCGGTGGACCGGATCCGGATCGAGCGCTTCGGCTGA
- a CDS encoding SpoIIE family protein phosphatase, whose protein sequence is MGPTGFPVTGDEESVGPSGLLDVLGVASVLLDARGHIVLWSPHAEELFGYSAAEALGRYAAGIMVHERHVDLVVKLFADVLATGQSWAGAFPIRHKDGRTRLVEFRNMRLLDDRGDVYALGLCADHGTVRRLERDVALSTRMIAQSPIGLAVLDTELRYVSVNPALERLNGVPAEDHIGRPLREVLPDVEVDVVEAEARRVLETGRPLVDRRTVGRTPALPDDDRVWAVSLYRLEDAAGRVLGVAGSVVDVTEEHRAGVEAEAARRRLALIADASARIGTTLELDRTADELADVAVPELADVAAVDLLEAVVEGRRSSFGPQEPARIRALAVRGPDAPEALRAADPPGQVARYGPDRLVTECVRTGETVLVAEVTAADLPRIARSPEAAELLARAGVHSYLAVPLIARGEVLGALDLKRTGNPLPFSADDVLLARELAARAAVQIDNARWYQNARDTALTLQRSMLPSHPRLTGGLEVASRYQPAGATSEVGGDWFDVIPLDGGKTALVVGDVMGSGIDAAATMGRLRTATNTLAVLDLDPARLLAHLDRSSDDVDQSIATCVYAVHDPRAGQCRIANAGHLPPVRLRPGRPPELLELPTGGPLGVGGVEFSTTTVDLVPGDRIVFYTDGLVETRRHPLDERLDALLDLLDGPDAPLEETCDLLLRTLHQPDNSDDVALLIARVRAPG, encoded by the coding sequence ATGGGTCCGACCGGGTTCCCGGTGACCGGCGACGAGGAATCGGTCGGCCCGAGCGGCCTGCTGGACGTGCTGGGCGTGGCCTCGGTGCTGCTGGATGCCCGGGGGCACATCGTGCTGTGGAGCCCGCACGCGGAGGAGCTGTTCGGCTACTCGGCGGCGGAGGCGCTCGGCCGGTACGCGGCCGGGATCATGGTCCACGAACGCCATGTCGACCTGGTGGTGAAGCTGTTCGCGGACGTCCTGGCCACCGGCCAGAGCTGGGCGGGCGCCTTCCCGATCCGGCACAAGGACGGCCGCACCCGGCTGGTGGAGTTCCGCAACATGCGCCTCCTCGACGACCGCGGTGACGTGTACGCGCTCGGCCTGTGCGCCGACCACGGCACGGTGCGGCGGCTCGAACGGGACGTGGCGCTCTCCACCCGGATGATCGCGCAGTCCCCGATCGGGCTCGCCGTCCTGGACACCGAACTGCGGTACGTCTCCGTCAACCCGGCTCTCGAGCGGCTGAACGGAGTGCCGGCGGAGGACCACATCGGCCGGCCGCTGCGGGAGGTGCTGCCGGACGTGGAGGTCGACGTGGTGGAGGCGGAGGCCCGGCGGGTCCTGGAGACCGGCCGTCCGCTCGTCGACCGGCGGACCGTCGGCCGCACCCCCGCCCTGCCGGACGACGACCGCGTCTGGGCGGTCTCCCTCTACCGGCTGGAGGACGCGGCCGGCCGGGTGCTCGGCGTGGCCGGTTCGGTGGTCGACGTCACCGAGGAGCACCGGGCGGGCGTCGAGGCGGAGGCGGCGCGACGGCGCCTCGCGCTGATCGCGGACGCCTCCGCGCGCATCGGCACCACCCTCGAACTGGACCGCACGGCCGACGAGTTGGCGGACGTGGCGGTGCCCGAGCTGGCGGACGTGGCCGCCGTCGACCTGCTGGAGGCGGTGGTCGAGGGCAGACGCAGCAGTTTCGGCCCCCAGGAGCCGGCGCGGATACGGGCGCTGGCCGTCAGGGGACCGGACGCGCCCGAGGCGCTGCGGGCCGCCGACCCGCCGGGGCAGGTCGCCAGGTACGGTCCCGACCGGCTGGTCACCGAGTGCGTGCGCACCGGGGAGACGGTGCTGGTGGCGGAGGTGACGGCGGCCGACCTGCCGCGCATCGCCCGCTCCCCCGAGGCGGCGGAGCTGCTGGCCCGCGCGGGCGTCCACTCCTATCTCGCCGTCCCGCTGATCGCGCGCGGCGAGGTGCTGGGCGCCCTCGACCTGAAACGGACCGGCAACCCGCTGCCGTTCAGCGCCGACGACGTGCTGCTGGCACGGGAGTTGGCGGCGCGGGCGGCCGTGCAGATCGACAACGCCCGCTGGTACCAGAACGCCCGGGACACCGCCCTGACCCTCCAGCGCAGCATGCTGCCGAGCCATCCCCGGCTGACCGGCGGTCTGGAAGTGGCCTCCCGGTACCAGCCCGCGGGCGCCACCAGCGAGGTCGGCGGGGACTGGTTCGACGTGATCCCGCTGGACGGCGGGAAGACGGCGCTGGTGGTCGGCGATGTGATGGGCAGCGGCATCGACGCGGCGGCCACGATGGGCAGGCTGCGCACCGCGACCAACACGCTGGCCGTCCTCGACCTCGATCCTGCCCGGCTCCTCGCGCACCTCGACCGCAGCAGCGACGACGTCGACCAGTCCATCGCGACGTGCGTGTACGCCGTGCACGATCCGCGCGCGGGCCAGTGCAGGATCGCCAACGCCGGGCATCTGCCGCCGGTGCGGCTGCGTCCGGGGCGCCCGCCCGAGCTGCTCGAACTGCCCACCGGGGGGCCGCTGGGGGTGGGCGGGGTGGAGTTCTCCACGACCACGGTCGACCTGGTGCCCGGCGACCGGATCGTCTTCTACACCGACGGCCTGGTGGAGACGCGCCGCCATCCCCTCGACGAGCGGCTCGACGCGCTCCTCGACCTTCTCGACGGGCCCGACGCCCCGCTGGAGGAGACGTGCGACCTGCTGCTGCGCACCCTCCACCAGCCGGACAACTCCGACGACGTCGCCCTCCTCATCGCCCGGGTGCGGGCGCCCGGCTGA
- a CDS encoding NADP-dependent oxidoreductase has translation MPEAYVFTRYGGPETEALVEVERPVPGPGQVLVAVRAAGVNPVDWKQRTGYRRPGETGEGVFPAVFGNEVSGVVEETGEGVTEPAVGDAVFGRPVEGGYSTYALLSTDLIAAKPDGLSFTDAATLPVAGVTAYDGVRQIGLSPGDTLLVTGAGGGVGVAAVQIARSFGLRVLGLASEGKRDLVESLGATHVPSGDGWTTRVPGTVDGVYDLVGGDVLAEAATLLTDRTRLVTAGAPPAEVERLGGARVVRDRTSAQLAAVAALVVSGDLDPHVTDTFPLERADEALRTVEEGHARGKIVIEVAG, from the coding sequence ATGCCCGAGGCGTATGTGTTCACCCGCTACGGCGGACCGGAGACCGAGGCCCTGGTGGAGGTGGAGCGGCCCGTTCCGGGGCCGGGCCAGGTACTGGTGGCGGTGCGCGCCGCGGGCGTGAACCCCGTCGACTGGAAGCAGCGCACCGGCTACCGGCGCCCCGGCGAGACCGGCGAGGGCGTCTTCCCCGCCGTCTTCGGCAACGAGGTCTCCGGCGTCGTCGAGGAGACGGGCGAGGGCGTGACCGAGCCCGCCGTCGGCGACGCCGTGTTCGGCCGGCCCGTCGAAGGCGGCTACTCCACCTACGCGCTCCTGTCGACCGACCTGATCGCCGCCAAGCCCGACGGGCTCTCCTTCACCGACGCCGCGACCCTCCCGGTCGCGGGCGTCACCGCCTACGACGGCGTCCGCCAGATCGGCCTCTCGCCCGGCGACACCCTGCTGGTGACCGGCGCGGGCGGCGGCGTCGGGGTGGCCGCCGTGCAGATCGCGCGGTCCTTCGGACTGCGGGTGCTCGGCCTCGCCAGCGAGGGCAAGCGGGACCTCGTGGAGTCCCTCGGCGCCACCCACGTCCCCTCGGGCGACGGCTGGACCACCCGGGTGCCCGGCACCGTGGACGGCGTCTACGACCTCGTCGGCGGCGACGTCCTCGCCGAGGCGGCGACCCTCCTCACCGACAGGACCCGGCTGGTCACGGCCGGCGCCCCGCCCGCGGAGGTCGAGCGGCTCGGCGGCGCGCGGGTGGTGCGCGACCGCACCTCGGCGCAACTGGCCGCCGTCGCCGCCCTCGTGGTCAGCGGCGACCTCGACCCGCACGTCACGGACACCTTCCCGCTGGAACGGGCCGACGAGGCGCTGCGCACCGTCGAGGAAGGCCACGCCCGCGGCAAGATCGTCATCGAGGTCGCCGGATGA
- a CDS encoding Rv1733c family protein: protein MRTRVRGWRWRQNPLRRHSDVVEAWTALLVAVLLCLGAPLAGVMAGWWAHDYAYTVAAAQRARLHEVRAEVVGLDAATQPGVGAGDGSAYRATVRWTEPHSGRHTTTAPVPPQSRQGSVVEIWLDSRGRAVPAPPGDTAVWQHAVTMGACAAGGTAGAVLLGNAVVRRTATRHRMAEWERDWARTEPEWRPRRL, encoded by the coding sequence ATGCGGACCCGGGTGCGCGGCTGGCGCTGGCGGCAGAACCCGCTGCGGCGCCACTCGGACGTCGTCGAGGCTTGGACGGCGCTCCTGGTGGCGGTGCTGCTGTGTCTGGGGGCGCCGCTCGCCGGTGTGATGGCCGGCTGGTGGGCGCACGACTACGCGTACACGGTCGCGGCGGCCCAGCGGGCCCGGCTGCACGAGGTGCGCGCCGAGGTCGTCGGCCTGGACGCGGCCACCCAGCCCGGGGTGGGCGCCGGGGACGGCAGCGCCTACCGGGCGACGGTCCGCTGGACGGAACCGCACTCCGGGCGGCACACCACCACCGCGCCCGTCCCGCCGCAGTCACGGCAGGGCTCGGTGGTGGAGATCTGGCTCGACTCCCGGGGCCGGGCGGTGCCCGCGCCACCGGGTGACACGGCGGTCTGGCAGCACGCCGTGACGATGGGCGCCTGCGCGGCGGGCGGCACGGCCGGCGCGGTCCTGCTCGGCAACGCCGTGGTGCGCCGCACGGCGACCCGGCACCGGATGGCCGAGTGGGAGCGGGACTGGGCGAGGACCGAACCGGAATGGCGGCCGCGACGGCTGTGA
- a CDS encoding acetylxylan esterase — protein sequence MALFDLPVDELRAYRSESTEPDDFDAFWATTLDETRAHDLDARFEPVDTGLTTVDVYDVTFSGFGGHQVKGWLTLPAGTDRPLPLVVEFVGYGGGRGLPHEHLLWASTGRAHFLMDTRGQGSAWGAGGGTADPVGGAPSYPGFMTRGLDAPENYYYRRVFTDGVRAVEAARSHPLTDASRTVVLGASQGGGITLAVGGLVPDLVAVAPDVPFLCDFPRATVLTDRHPYREIGLFLKTHRGRTGDALRTLSYFDGVHFAARGTAPALFSTALEDQTCPPSTVYAAFNAWNHEDKAIEVYDFNDHEGGGPFQEAAKVRWLGAYA from the coding sequence ATGGCCCTGTTCGATCTGCCCGTCGACGAACTGCGCGCGTACCGCAGCGAGTCCACCGAGCCCGACGACTTCGACGCGTTCTGGGCGACGACCCTCGACGAGACCCGCGCGCACGACCTGGACGCCCGCTTCGAACCGGTCGACACCGGGCTCACCACCGTGGACGTGTACGACGTGACGTTCAGCGGGTTCGGCGGGCACCAGGTGAAGGGCTGGCTGACGCTGCCCGCGGGCACCGACCGGCCGCTGCCGCTGGTGGTGGAGTTCGTCGGGTACGGCGGCGGGCGCGGACTGCCCCACGAGCATCTGCTGTGGGCGTCCACGGGCCGGGCGCACTTCCTGATGGACACCAGGGGCCAGGGCAGTGCCTGGGGCGCGGGCGGCGGCACCGCCGACCCGGTGGGCGGAGCGCCCTCGTACCCGGGGTTCATGACGCGCGGCCTGGACGCGCCGGAGAACTACTACTACCGCCGGGTGTTCACGGACGGCGTGCGCGCGGTCGAGGCGGCCCGCTCGCACCCGCTGACGGACGCGTCCCGCACGGTGGTGCTGGGCGCCAGCCAGGGCGGCGGCATCACGCTCGCCGTCGGCGGTCTGGTGCCCGACCTGGTGGCGGTCGCCCCCGATGTGCCGTTCCTGTGCGACTTCCCGCGCGCCACCGTCCTGACGGACCGTCACCCGTACCGCGAGATCGGCCTGTTCCTCAAGACGCACCGGGGCCGTACCGGCGACGCGCTGCGCACCCTCTCCTACTTCGACGGGGTGCACTTCGCGGCCCGCGGCACGGCACCGGCGCTGTTCTCCACCGCTCTCGAGGACCAGACCTGCCCGCCCTCCACGGTCTACGCGGCCTTCAACGCCTGGAACCACGAGGACAAGGCGATCGAGGTGTACGACTTCAACGACCACGAGGGCGGCGGCCCGTTCCAGGAGGCCGCGAAGGTCCGCTGGCTGGGCGCGTACGCCTGA
- a CDS encoding MarR family winged helix-turn-helix transcriptional regulator has product MDAADAVEVIQREMTVFARRARASAGRMHPELSLVSYTLLGHLEESGGCRATDLAAHYALDKSTVSRQVTALERTGLVERRQDAEDHRVQVLQLTDAGRRILAQVTESRRAAFRERLAEWPAADLERFADYLVRYNTRPDALADRDERGSALF; this is encoded by the coding sequence GTGGACGCAGCCGATGCCGTGGAGGTCATCCAGCGCGAGATGACGGTGTTCGCCCGGCGGGCCCGTGCCTCGGCGGGGCGGATGCATCCCGAGCTGTCGCTGGTGTCGTACACGCTGCTCGGGCACCTGGAGGAGAGCGGCGGCTGCCGGGCCACCGATCTGGCCGCGCACTACGCGCTCGACAAGTCGACGGTCAGCCGCCAGGTGACGGCGCTGGAGCGGACCGGCCTGGTGGAGCGGCGCCAGGACGCCGAGGACCACCGGGTGCAGGTCCTCCAGCTCACGGACGCCGGGCGGCGGATCCTCGCGCAGGTCACCGAGAGCAGGCGCGCCGCGTTCCGTGAGCGGCTCGCGGAGTGGCCGGCGGCCGACCTGGAGCGGTTCGCGGATTACCTGGTCCGCTACAACACCCGCCCGGACGCCCTCGCCGACCGCGACGAGCGGGGCTCGGCGCTGTTCTGA
- a CDS encoding sulfite oxidase-like oxidoreductase, which produces MNVTRDFTGRARVHNPGLPPGQYDAGDDWPVLSAEVTPDLTAADWSFRVDGLVERPRAWDWDEARALPGSEYAGDIHCVTSWSKFGVRFGGVSLDAFLDVVRPLPTATHAVAYAHTGYTTNLPLADLTGGRAWIAFEYGGRPLPPEHGGPARLLVPHLYFWKSAKWIAGIRLLDHDEPGFWEQNGYHARGNPWREQRYAGD; this is translated from the coding sequence ATGAACGTCACCCGCGACTTCACCGGGCGCGCACGCGTCCACAACCCGGGGCTGCCGCCCGGCCAGTACGACGCGGGCGACGACTGGCCCGTGCTCTCCGCCGAGGTCACGCCCGATCTGACGGCCGCCGACTGGAGCTTCCGGGTCGACGGCCTGGTGGAGCGTCCCCGCGCGTGGGACTGGGACGAGGCGCGCGCCCTGCCGGGCTCCGAGTACGCGGGCGACATCCACTGCGTGACGAGCTGGTCGAAGTTCGGGGTGCGGTTCGGGGGCGTCTCCCTCGACGCCTTCCTCGACGTCGTGCGGCCGCTGCCGACCGCCACCCACGCGGTCGCCTACGCGCACACCGGGTACACCACCAATCTGCCGCTGGCGGATCTGACCGGCGGACGGGCGTGGATCGCCTTCGAGTACGGGGGCAGGCCGCTGCCGCCCGAGCACGGCGGGCCCGCCCGGCTGCTGGTACCGCACCTGTACTTCTGGAAGAGCGCCAAGTGGATAGCCGGCATCCGGCTCCTCGACCACGACGAGCCGGGTTTCTGGGAGCAGAACGGCTACCACGCGCGCGGCAACCCCTGGCGCGAGCAGCGGTACGCCGGTGACTGA
- a CDS encoding putative protein N(5)-glutamine methyltransferase, translating into MTLSDPAPLSSPRHRDRVVAALRAAGCVFAEDEARLLLDAARTPAELTRLVDRRVAGHPLELVVGWAEFRNLRISVEPGVFVPRRRTEFLVEQALAHAPDASVVVDLCCGSGAVGAALADALGARVELHAADIDPAAVRCARRNVAAAGGHAHAGDLFDALPGHLRGRVDILAANVPYVPTGEVGLLPAEARDHEPLVALDGGPDGLDVLRRVAGGAPRWLAPGGCLLVETSERQAAAAQAVFSAAGLAVRLATDEERYAHVVLGVRP; encoded by the coding sequence ATGACCCTCTCCGATCCCGCACCCCTATCCTCGCCCCGCCACCGTGACCGGGTCGTCGCCGCGCTGCGCGCCGCCGGCTGCGTCTTCGCCGAGGACGAGGCCAGGCTCCTCCTCGACGCCGCCCGCACCCCCGCGGAACTGACCCGGCTCGTGGATCGCCGGGTCGCCGGGCACCCCCTCGAACTCGTCGTCGGCTGGGCCGAGTTCAGGAACCTGCGGATATCCGTCGAACCCGGCGTCTTCGTCCCGCGCCGCCGTACCGAGTTCCTCGTCGAGCAGGCCCTCGCGCACGCCCCTGACGCCTCGGTCGTCGTGGACCTGTGCTGCGGCTCGGGCGCGGTCGGCGCCGCCCTCGCCGACGCGCTCGGCGCCCGCGTCGAACTGCACGCCGCCGACATCGACCCCGCCGCCGTCCGCTGCGCCCGCCGCAACGTCGCCGCCGCCGGCGGCCACGCCCACGCGGGCGACCTCTTCGACGCCCTCCCCGGCCACCTGCGCGGACGCGTCGACATCCTCGCCGCCAACGTCCCCTACGTGCCCACCGGCGAGGTCGGCCTCCTCCCTGCGGAGGCCCGCGACCACGAACCGCTCGTCGCCCTCGACGGCGGCCCCGACGGACTCGACGTGCTGCGCCGGGTGGCCGGCGGGGCGCCCCGGTGGCTCGCGCCCGGCGGCTGCCTGCTGGTCGAGACGAGCGAACGCCAGGCGGCCGCGGCCCAGGCCGTGTTCAGCGCCGCGGGACTGGCCGTCCGGCTCGCCACCGACGAGGAGCGGTACGCCCACGTGGTGCTCGGCGTCCGCCCGTGA
- a CDS encoding GNAT family N-acetyltransferase, whose amino-acid sequence MSAEAAHVLDNPALTSLTGPHAHFAERHRRILRYPVDVTPWIALPDEPDADDWADLAALTGPGAEVPLLGFNGRVPPDWEIVFHLDGVQLVDDGLVTAPEPEAVRLGPADVPEMLDLVARTQPGPFLPRTVELGTYLGVRREGALVAMAGERLHPPGWTEISAVCTDPAHRGEGLATRLIRAVAHGIKERGETPFLHTGAANTGAIRLYESLGFRLRRTTAFLAARAPEHLTEEREAVAVG is encoded by the coding sequence ATGAGCGCCGAGGCAGCGCACGTCCTCGACAACCCCGCCCTCACCTCGCTGACGGGACCGCACGCCCACTTCGCCGAACGGCACCGGCGCATCCTGCGCTACCCCGTCGACGTCACCCCGTGGATCGCCCTGCCCGACGAACCCGACGCCGACGACTGGGCCGACCTCGCCGCGCTCACGGGACCGGGCGCCGAGGTCCCGCTGCTCGGCTTCAACGGCCGGGTACCGCCCGACTGGGAGATCGTCTTCCACCTCGACGGCGTCCAGCTCGTCGACGACGGCCTGGTCACCGCGCCCGAGCCGGAGGCCGTCAGGCTCGGCCCCGCCGACGTGCCCGAGATGCTCGACCTGGTCGCCCGCACCCAGCCGGGCCCCTTCCTGCCCCGCACCGTCGAACTCGGCACCTACCTGGGCGTCCGCCGCGAGGGCGCCCTCGTCGCCATGGCGGGGGAGCGGCTGCACCCGCCGGGCTGGACGGAGATCAGCGCCGTCTGCACCGACCCCGCCCACCGCGGCGAGGGGCTCGCCACCCGGCTGATCCGCGCGGTCGCGCACGGCATCAAGGAACGCGGCGAGACCCCGTTCCTGCACACCGGCGCGGCCAACACGGGCGCCATCCGCCTCTACGAGTCCCTCGGCTTCCGGCTGCGCCGCACGACGGCGTTCCTTGCGGCCCGCGCCCCCGAACACCTGACGGAGGAGAGGGAGGCGGTGGCGGTCGGCTGA
- a CDS encoding class I SAM-dependent methyltransferase, with protein MFSPEGPSLRELAVQALSSVERGYDLLAPKFDHTPFRTPDSVLDAVAAALRRTGPYGDGLDLCCGTGAGLPVLDAVCRGRATGVDFSTGMLDVARRAAPHASLVRADARRLPFRPGAFDLVVSFGAFGHFLPAELPGLFTQVHSVLRPGGTFAFPVLAPPRPTSPLYWALLGFDACMRVRNAVRRPPFVMYYRAFRLGEVGRELRRAGFVVERRPLAEFGERADGSPRACLVTARRARVSLPPAA; from the coding sequence GTGTTCAGCCCCGAAGGCCCCAGCCTGCGTGAACTCGCCGTCCAGGCGCTGTCCTCCGTCGAGCGCGGGTACGACCTGCTCGCCCCGAAGTTCGACCACACGCCGTTCCGCACCCCGGACTCCGTCCTCGACGCGGTCGCCGCGGCCCTGCGGCGGACCGGCCCCTACGGCGATGGACTCGACCTGTGCTGCGGCACCGGCGCGGGGCTGCCGGTGCTCGACGCGGTGTGCCGGGGGAGGGCCACCGGCGTCGACTTCAGCACCGGCATGCTGGACGTGGCCCGCCGCGCCGCCCCGCACGCCTCCTTAGTCCGCGCCGACGCGCGCCGCCTCCCGTTCCGCCCCGGCGCCTTCGACCTGGTCGTGAGCTTCGGGGCGTTCGGCCACTTCCTGCCCGCCGAACTGCCCGGCCTCTTCACCCAGGTGCACTCCGTGCTGCGGCCGGGCGGCACCTTCGCCTTCCCCGTCCTCGCCCCGCCCCGGCCGACCTCCCCGCTGTACTGGGCGCTGCTCGGCTTCGACGCCTGCATGCGCGTGCGCAACGCCGTCCGGCGCCCGCCGTTCGTGATGTACTACCGGGCCTTCCGGCTCGGCGAGGTCGGCCGGGAGCTGCGGCGGGCCGGTTTCGTGGTGGAGCGGCGCCCGCTCGCCGAGTTCGGCGAACGCGCGGACGGCAGCCCCCGGGCCTGCCTGGTGACGGCGCGCAGGGCGCGGGTCAGCCTGCCGCCGGCAGCGTGA